A genomic region of Papaver somniferum cultivar HN1 chromosome 7, ASM357369v1, whole genome shotgun sequence contains the following coding sequences:
- the LOC113294251 gene encoding pentatricopeptide repeat-containing protein At1g62680, mitochondrial-like, with amino-acid sequence MFPHQNEGEPYTAPNGRFNHVFGSLSKIKCYSDVILLYKKMSLAGVNPDLYTFNILINFCCNLGKLNYGFCLLGELIKRGHQPNVITFTTLVKGLCLQGKNEVAFKVFAKMTQTTLGLALQLKDNMSKWNCKPNVVSYSAIIDSLCKGGLVDEALVVFSEMHRDLSVVPNVVVYTSLINGLCNSGRLIEVKRLFDDMHRGISPNTVTFSILIDSHCKDGNTEDAWGLFKLMDKINIKPDQITCNSMIDGLCLASRLQDAVKLFA; translated from the exons ATGTTTCCACACCAAAATGAAGGTG AACCTTACACAGCACCTAATGGTAGGTTCAATCATGTATTCGGATCATTATCAAAGATTAAATGCTATTCAGATGTCATTTTGTTGTATAAGAAGATGAGTTTGGCTGGAGTAAATCCTGATTTGTacacattcaacattttgattaatTTCTGTTGTAATCTTGGAAAACTGAATTATGGGTTTTGTTTGCTTGGAGAACTTATAAAGAGAGGTCATCAGCCTAATGTTATCACATTCACAACACTGGTTAAAGGGTTGTGCCTCCAAGGAAAGAATGAAGTTGCATTTAAAGTGTTTGCTAAAATGACTCAGACCACCT TGGGTCTTGCTCTTCAACTAAAAGACAACATGTCAAAATGGAACTGCAAACCGAATGTCGTTTCATATTCTGCGATTATAGACTCACTTTGCAAAGGAGGTCTAGTTGATGAAGCTTTGGTTGTCTTCTCTGAAATGCATAGAGATTTGAGTGTTGTACCCAATGTTGTTGTGTACACTTCTTTGATTAATGGACTTTGCAATTCTGGCCGGTTAATTGAGGTAAAGAGACTCTTTGATGACATG CATCGGGGAATTTCACCAAATACGGTTACTTTTAGTATATTGATAGATTCACATTGTAAAGATGGGAACACGGAAGATGCTTGGGGGTTATTCAAGTTGATGGACAAGATAAATATAAAACCTGATCAGATTACTTGCAACTCAATGATCGATGGCCTGTGTTTGGCAAGCCGGTTGCAAGATGCGGTGAAACTGTTCGCCTGA
- the LOC113294253 gene encoding pentatricopeptide repeat-containing protein At1g62590-like codes for MVDMGFEPNVISCNILIDGYCKNRKLDEALLLFEKMNQNGLKPTVVTYSILLRGLYRDGRMKTAQRFLNEMQNSGPSPDEVLYSTILDGLCKNGKIVEAMELLESVEGTGVLPNVEMYTILLHGLYRGGRLEDAIKLFNEIPEKGLVPNVVTYTTRIAGLFHHRMSLEANKLIIQMEENGCLPNSRTYDTVIKGFLEGKEIEKALLFLRRMRERKFVPSDSVVSLLVNTLSTDELKNLELFLSDLVIVEGNTENLKNLRGICAA; via the coding sequence ATGGTAGATATGGGCTTTGAACCGAATGTTATCAGTTGCAATATACTAATTGATGGGTACTGCAAGAATCGTAAGTTGGATGAAGCTTTGCTGTTATTCGAAAAAATGAATCAAAATGGACTGAAACCCACAGTAGTTACTTATAGTATACTATTAAGGGGACTATACCGGgatggaagaatgaagactgcTCAGAGGTTTCTGAATGAGATGCAAAATTCTGGTCCATCTCCAGATGAAGTTTTATACAGTACGATTTTGGATGGTCTGTGCAAGAATGGAAAAATTGTGGAGGCAATGGAATTGCTCGAATCCGTGGAAGGTACTGGTGTCTTACCTAATGTTGAAATGTACACTATCCTTCTTCATGGTTTGTACCGTGGTGGGCGATTGGAAGATGCGATAAAGCTGTTTAATGAGATTCCAGAAAAAGGACTGGTTCCTAATGTAGTAACATATACCACAAGGATCGCTGGGCTCTTTCATCACAGGATGTCCTTGGAGGCTAACAAATTAATTATCCAAATGGAAGAGAATGGTTGTTTACCAAACTCTAGAACATATGACACCGTCATCAAAGGTTTTCTTGAAGGGAAGGAGATTGAAAAGGCATTACTGTTTCTTCGCAGGATGCGTGAAAGAAAATTTGTACCAAGTGATTCTGTTGTATCCTTGCTAGTAAACACACTCTCAACAGATGAACTGAAAAATCTTGAGTTATTTTTGTCAGACCTTGTAATTGTTGAAGGTAACACTGAAAATCTGAAAAACTTGAGGGGCATTTGTGCGGCTTGA